The region aaagcgcgaaggtcaatttgcccgctgctgctggcgcgctttctcactcaggcgttttcacagcgagtttacgcggtcatcaagcgagatgtgctcatgtttacctgtgcgcacgtgacaacgtgcttgtctatttagttagtaagcgaatgtttacgactttatacggccaatttaactactatccttgcttcgtatagctctctactaatttgttatcgcaatcgatgcttcgtcttgcgggtgaaactgcgacttctttcacCACCTGAACACCATGATTACATCTGAAGCGCTCCGAAACGACCACCCGAATAGGCCATTAGATTTTCTTTTGAGCGGCCCTTAACAGTTCTaggccggcattttgtagcgatgactttaaagtaataatgccttttcgcgcttatcgcgctttgtcagtggtcagagcgacggtccgctcgcgttatcaacgggatcagccggccgtgagcggtggatgataagactgttccaaaataagtcataaggcatcgctacaaaatcgcggccctggttaCAGCTTCGAGTCTCTGCCGAAAGCAACACTTTGATCCTTCAGCAGAGAAAGAAGTTGGCAGCTAAAAGATAGCTCGAAGTTTTTAAAAAGTGACAGAAAAAGAGCGTGATGTGGGCAGCGCATCCGTGTATAATACAAGCGGGCCACGGGCAGGGGCAGGCAGCTCAAGAGAATCAATCAACGCCTCCGCCATGCCACCAAGGTGCCTGTTTCTCGCATCCGAAATAAACTGCACGCGAAGAAAGAAGTTTATGCTCTCGGATCCGTGGCCAGGTGAAAACGAACAAAAGAGGCGCCGAAGCGGCGCGCTTCCCGAGAGAAAAGCGCTGCGTCAGTTTAATCTAACGGAGGATGTGCTTCGCGAAGCAGAACGTGTACACAGTGACGTGCGAGTAATAAAAACCGAGGGCTTTTCGTTCTCGCGCAAAACGCAACATAGGCCGCTTGTGCGTTGGAATTCGAGATTGCAAAAGTTGTTGGATGGCATTTTCCTTTGAATTATCCTTTCGGTCGCTTTGTGGCTATAGCGTCCTTCATGCTCCTGAGCAACTTGTCGTAGGTTCAATTACCGGCAATGATGGCCGTGCTCCATGTGATGAACATTTTTAGAACGACTGGAAGTTTGGCAAGTTGGTATAAATTCACGTACGAAAAGGCAGATGCTCGTAATGTACACGATTGATGGGTTGGTGCGGCATTCCCTTCAGCATGCGTAAACAAGTTTTGTGAGGTGGCATGGGAAATAAGCTGTAAAACGTGAGATAACGTCCTGTTGTCCCTTTTCGTTCTATTTGTGTCATCGTGTGCGCCTGCCTTTCCGTACCATCGTCGAAATTCATCCGAAGCACTCCTCTGCAGCGTATCTCTGAGGCTGCGCGTTCGTAACGAtaaaagattatatatatatatatatatatatatatatatagttccgcACACAGGGTTATCTATCATCAACTTACGTTAGTGCTGTAATGAGACAACTGAATGGCTAATTATTTTCACTTGTATTTGCTAAACGAGCAGGCTCGTGTTCGTTTAAAGATCTAGGCTTGAATGTCTTTGTGCAACAGGGCGCTGTGCGTAATGACGAGAACCTTCAGCCTTTGTCGGTAAAGCTTTAGTGTTTCTTTGTAATGTCGTGGGGTTGTTTTGACTGCTATGTGATAACGTTTTCGTGTTTGCATTAAGATCTAGCTCCTACAAATATATCTATGTGTACCGCCTGCTCACGATGGAAAGAGGCGCCGGTGGTGTATTTGTGCGCCGACATCTCCCTCTCTTATGTCAATAAAACATTTACCTACGTCATTTGTTTCGAGATCCGTGCAATGTGGTGAACATTCTGCGGCCACACTTCCCAACGACCCACTTCACCTACCTTTCAAGTCGTCTTGTCATGCTCGAGTGGCTGATATAATGACGATAACGGTGCTTCTGTGACATCCGAGGCAATAATGAGGGGCGCAACAAAAGCAGGCGCGTTACAGAGGTATACAGTTTGCAGTTTTATTCACTTGAATTACACACAACTACAGTCCTCAGTTTCACCTATTCAGAAATGAGGTTCCTTCCAAAGCGTATTGTGGCACGTTTGCAATGCGCGATAAGCTAAGCTTGGCCAGTCTGTTAAAAAATTTTCTCACGACACATAATTTCAATTTGCTTGTGTCTCAATCGATGCACAATAGTTTCGTCTTTCTTTATCGAAGTAACATGTCGTAGTCGAAGCTACCTCTATGAAAGATGTGCAAAAATAAAGCACTGGAGTTGAGTAATATTCTAGCCGTTGCGTGCTCAACATTTCATCGTACATTTCACTGAACGTTTAATTACGGCAGCTTCTTACAGCGCAGGGTTTGTACAACATTGCTATGGCTGCTGAACACCTACAAAGGAAAGAGCAATTGAAGCAGAGCCGATTATCACTGACAGGTTGGGAATATTAACGTATTCAGCAAAAGAATGCTTATGTGACACTGAGAAGGAAAGATGCCTGTAACGATCAGATCTAGCGAGGTACATAGCTGCAATGAGCTTATATTTAAGAAGGGATGTTAGCCATACCGTAGCGTTCTTTCGATAGAAATCACTTGTGCGGTGGAAGCTGTGAGGTGTCACAACCTCCGCAGACGCAATAAATACTAGACGCGCAATGACGTGCGGCATTATTCGTCGTTAAGACACCTCACTTGGCTGAATACCGGCAGCCTTTTCTGAGCCTTTCAGGATAGTTGCGAATCACCGAATACAAGAAATTAATGCCGGGGGGGACCATGGGCGGGAAagtatattttttcttctttttgcttctgtttgttttgtttttcttcgtgTTGTTCATTTTTTCGTGTTAGAACATGTTGCGCAAGAACTTATTTCTCGCTTTTCAGAGCCGCCACACAAAGCCAAACTCGTGAAGAAAGTGTGCAAAGCATTTGTTGCCGTACGCAGTATATGCTGCATTTGCAACGACCTCCGCACACCTATGCAAGGAATGTTGCAGTGGcactttttattctttttttttcgttcttctcGTTTTCATTTCGATTCGACTTAGGAACTTGACTTTAGCTTAGCAACATTGTTGATATATACTCCCATAAGTTAGTTGCACTCAGTAGAAAAGCGGCCCTGCCCCTATGCCATGATGGCCTCCTATTCCGTGCCCAATTCCATGCCCAATTCCATGCCCAATTCCGTATCCAAGGCCTGGAGCTAGGCCATGCGCGATGGGTCTTGCGAGAATCGGCGCCACGGCTTGTGTGGCTCCGTATCCGCCGTATCCACGATTGATGGCTCCCCCGTAGCCGGCCACGCCTCCGTGTCCGTAGCCTCCATATCCCTTGCCCTGCTGTGCTTGCGTCCCGTATCCTGCCGCGTGTCCGTAGTTGTTGATGCCCTGGGCGCCCTCGCCAAACGACGAGCGTCCGTGCTTGCCGTAGTTGCCCTGTCCGTAGCCCTTGAAGGCACCGTACTGCTGGTTGCCGTACTGGTTCACCTTGTCCTGTTTGCCGAAGCCTCCCTGGCCTGTGAAACCACCCAGGTTTCCGTAGCCCTGGTTGAAGGCGTCTCGGTTGCCGTTCTGGAAACTCTGGTCCACTGCGTACACCTTCTCCTTGGCGAAGATCTTCGGTACGCGGTGGGCAAAAAGAGGCAAATTTTAAGTTCCAAGGTTATCTTGCTACGTTGTaggtacattttatttttataaatattTACTGTGCCCCCACGGGACATTGACATCATGAGAGACGCCGGCTACTGCTTGTTGCTTAGCCACGCGGTAGCAGCAAACAGTGCTTAGCAAATGTTGGCGGCCTCAAACactcaaatacaaaaaaaaagattaaatagAAGTCTGAACGATATGTTTTGACACATGAAACGGTAACCAAAACTTTTATAACTCGCTAAGTGGCTTACAAAACTCGACACGCGCTGGTATCGAGACAACGCGTGACAAATTGCTCTCTGTGCCGTATGCACTagcaaaaaaatcaccgccccttccactccgtgaagatggtcgaacagcgaagctgtgttagttacacggagtgttacaccatgcaagtcGAACTTTGCTAGCAGTGTTTCTGCCAATGTTCGCgtctcgggcgcgcacttcgggaTCGGCCTCCCGGCGCTGCCGTTTAAACTCGGCATCTCTGGCACGCAGCTcgagccacacctcaagttaacgaaggagcagcagacaacatacAGGCAGGTCCAGACAGTCGTATCCCCACCCCCGaatactaaaccgcatgtacccgaacCAGTACGGGCAAGAGTGCCcagtgtgtcacgagccaggtacactccaacacatgatagcagaatgcaagtttagccaacaacacccaccactacTCACCAaccctaaccccaacatgatccccctacccatccaaccccttagagagcgatggaagatcttactgtccagccccgccctggaaaaCCAGCTTCGGCTCGTAACCAGGGACCAGGTGGCGAGAACAGCATACGGATTCCCGTGAaatgggaaccacttccatccagcgcatgcgctgaaaagctcactaaataaagtttttcatt is a window of Dermacentor silvarum isolate Dsil-2018 chromosome 4, BIME_Dsil_1.4, whole genome shotgun sequence DNA encoding:
- the LOC119448428 gene encoding uncharacterized protein LOC119448428, which codes for MAQIFAKEKVYAVDQSFQNGNRDAFNQGYGNLGGFTGQGGFGKQDKVNQYGNQQYGAFKGYGQGNYGKHGRSSFGEGAQGINNYGHAAGYGTQAQQGKGYGGYGHGGVAGYGGAINRGYGGYGATQAVAPILARPIAHGLAPGLGYGIGHGIGHGIGHGIGGHHGIGAGPLFY